The Roseimicrobium gellanilyticum DNA segment GTCGGCGAAGTCGGGGACTTTTTCGATGAGAGCTTCCCACGCCGGAAGGTTGGCGACGGTGGGAGGGGTCTTCAGGCACTCGTTGGCCACCTGTTTGATGAGGCGGGCGAAGACACTCACAGCTTGGTGCTCTTCCGCGGAGGTTTGCTCAAGGCCGTTGAAAGTGGCCTCGTGGGCATAGCGGGTGAGCAGCACCTTGGCGGTGGCGGTGTAGGTGTCTGAGAGGCGTTCCAGCTTGCGCTGTTCCGCGGAGAAGCCGAGGTCGCTCCAGAGGTGACCCATGAGGGCGCGGATGACTTCTCGGCCCATCTTCATGAGACCGGAGGCGGCATCGGTTTGCCCGGTCTCGGGGTCGTAGCCCAGGTGCTGGTGCTTGTGCTCGAAGTTCCCTCCGAGGTCCACCTGGCAGAAGCGCTGCGAGGGAGCTTGGCGGAAGACATCACAGAGCATGCCGATTTCCAAGCCCCAGTCGGCGGCGATGCCCAGCTTGCTGAGGAACTCGGTATCCGCTGCGAACTCGCCGGAGAGCGGGTAGCGCGTCATGGCCAGGAAACGCAGCAGCGGCGTGGAGCCGAAGACCTCGCGCAGGGCCTGGATGAGCGGGAAAACCAGCAGGCGGGTCACCCGTCCGTACATGCGCTCACGCACGCGTCCGTAGTAGCTCTTCGCAAACACATAACCCATGCCGGGGTGGGCCACCGGCAGGCAGAGGCGCCAGAGCATGGACCGGTCATAGTTCAGGATGTCGCTGTCGTGGCAGACGATGACGCCGTTGTGTCCCTCCGCCAGCAGGCTCGCGATGCCCATCCAGACATTGCTGCCCTTGCCATGGCCATGTTTCAGGCCGGCGAAGCGTGCCACGGTGCGGTGCAGTGCATCCAGCTCGGGGCCGTCATTCCACAGTATCTCGTGGGCGGTGCCGGAGAGGTGCTTGTCGAAGTACTTGCGCGCCTTCGCATAGCCCTTCGCATCCATGTCATTCATGCTGAAGATGACCTTGGATAGGTAGGGCACGCTGGACAGCTCCTTGAGCATGCGCGGCAGGGCCTTGCGTTCGATCTCGGCGTACAACGCGGGGATGACGAGGGCGATGGGCTTGGTGTCAGCGAGTTCTCTGACCAAGCCTTCACGTTCCTCCAAGTCCGTGTCTGCGAGATGGTGCAGGGTGGGGAGGAGAACTGGCTGGTGAAAGTCTGGCATCCGTGGGGGGCGGGTAGCAAACGACTATGATGACAGGGATTGCCTGGTTTTGAAAGGCTGGAATGTCACTAGATCAAGCTCGCGGGGTCGGTCTTGGCGCTTCCGTTGCTCCGGCGTTCTTCCTCGATCACCTCTGGGGACACCCCACTTTCATCCAGTGCCGGATCGTTGCCTTCCTCAATTTCACGCCGCCATTTGCGGGAGACCCACGGGCGCACCAGTCCGTAGCCGAGATAGCTCACGAAGAGGACGGAGGGCATCCACTGCCAGTACGCCACGGTGAGGGCCAGCACGATGATGCTGATAAGCACCCAGTGGAACGAGCGTCGGGCGCGGAGATTCAGTGACTTGAAGCTGGGGTACTCGATCTTGCTCACCATGAGGTAGGAGAGCAGGACCATGAGGAAGGGCAGGGCATACTTCCAGCGACCGATTTCGCGGTTGTTTCCGTCCAGCCACAGCAGCATGAGGGTGAGGGAGACAATCACGCCGGCCGCCGCCGGGATGGGACAGCCGCGGAAGGAGGTGGAGGCCTTCTTGTCCTTCTGCGGCATGGCCGCAAGGCAATTAAAACGTGCGAGGCGCATGGCGCCGCAGACGAGGTAGATGCAGGCAATGAGCCAGCCGAGGCCCCGGGTGGCCTCCATCTCTTCAAACTCCTTGAGCACAATGTCATGCACCAGCAGGGCAGGGGCGATGCCGAAGCTCACGATGTCCGCCAGCGAGTCGAACTCACGCCCAAAGTCTGAGCTCTGGCCGCTGAGACGGGCCAGGCGGCCATCCAGCAGGTCAAACACACAAGCCGCCAAGATGAAACCGATGGCCCAGAGGTAACGTGAGTGATCATCCTCATTCTGAAAGCGTCCCACAATGTGCAAAATAGCCATGAACCCGCTCAGCAGGTTGCCTGCGGTCATCAGATTTGGCAGCACATAAATGCGCGGTTCGCGATCACTCTCGGACATCCCAAGAGTGTAATCGCATTCCGCATGGATGCGCATCTTTTTTACGGCAGGCGAGGCGTTGACCCCACCCCCGGAGAGCGTACTCTGGATATCGACCGATTCACATGACTGACACTGCCACAGCCGAAACCCTCCCGCCGCTCTCGGGGGATACGACCATGGGGGAGCTGCTCCGGCTCTATCCCGGCGCCCAGCGCGCGCTCTTTGCGAAGTATCATATCGGTGGGTGCCGCAGTTGCGGATTCCAGCCCACGGAGACCCTGGCACAGGTGTGTGAACGGAATGAGAACATCCCCGTGGCTGAGGCCGTGGAGCACATTCAGGAGAGTCACCAGGCGGATACGAGCATCCAGATTTCTCCGGCGGACTTCGCGAAGCTGCGGAGTGAACGGAGTGATGTGAAGGTGCTCGACGTGCGCACGCGTGAGGAGCATGAGGCGGTGGCCATTCCAGGGGCGGAGCTCGTGACGCAGGAGCTGGTGCAGGAGGTCTTCACCTCGTGGGACAAGAATGCACCGCTGATCATCTACGATCACACCGGTGATCGGGCGTTGGATGCCACGGCATACTTCCTGGGGCACGGATTTGCCGAGGCGAAGTGCCTCACAGGCGGTATCGATGCGTATTCCGTAGAGGTGGATCCCTCGCTGCCGCGCTACCGCGTGGAGATTGAGTAGTGTGCCGCCATTCCTATATTCCGTTTCCCCCCTTTTCATGAACGAAGACGCACTCCAGCAGGCCATCGCCAATCCGCAGAATCTCGGTGAGATGAAGGACGCCGATGCCGTGGGCACCGTGGGCAGCCCTGATTGTGGCGACATGGTGCGCATGTGGATCAAGTACAAGGAGAAGGACGGCAAGAAGGTCATCGACAAAGCGAGCTTCCAGAGCTTCGGCTGCCAGACGGCGATTGCCGTGGCGAGCATGGCCACGCAGCTCATCAAGGGGAAGACCCGTGAAGAGGCACTGGACATGAGCGCTTCCGAATTGTCTGCGCCGCTCGGACCACTGCCACCCATGAAGATTCACTGCGGCCAGATGGTGGAAGGCGCCTTGAAAGCCGCGCTGGACGCGGAAAATGCCGAACGCTCAGGCGTGACTGCTCCGGTAAAGCCGGAGGTCGACGCGACGCCCACCCCACCTCAAGCGGCCACACTGCATGATGCCCTGGCGAACGCAGGCAAGCAGGTGGGCAAGATCAAGATTGTCATGCAACCTCCTGCGCCGGCACCCGCGAGCCCCCAGCCTTGAGCCGCGCGTATCTCACTCTATACAGGCAGTCATTTCTCTCCTAGTTCTCTTTCCCAACACGACAGACATGCATTCCGACACCACCCTTACCCGCGAAGTAGAAGCCATCCAGATTCCCAGCGGTGACACCGTCACGTTGCCAGCGGGCACGCGCGTGATCATCACGCAGGCACTGGGCGGTACGTACACGGTGGCCACGGACCACGGCCTGGCACGCATCCAGTCGAAGGACGTGGATGCTCTGGGCATCGACCCCGAAGAGGAGAAAAAGGCGGAAGCGCAGTCTTCCTCGAACATTCCCGACGATGCCAGTGACTTGGAGGTGCAGGTGTGGCACCAGCTTCGCAATGTGTATGACCCTGAGATTCCGGTGAACATCGTGGACCTCGGCCTCGTGTATGGCTGCGAAGTGCAGCAGGACGAAGAGGGCAAGAACAAGGCGATTGTGAAGATGACCCTCACTGCACCCGGTTGCGGCATGGGCCCCACGATTGCCGCGGATGCCCAGTCGCGCATCATGACCATTGAAGAGATGGATGACGCCGCTGTGGAGCTGGTCTGGGAACCCGCGTGGAATCAGAGCATGATCAGCGACGAGGGGAAGATGAAGCTGGGGATGATGTGAGCCCGCACAGCGGGAGTCACCTGAATTCACTAGCCGCAAAAAAACGCAAAAGGCGCAAAAAAGGAAGGGCGCTTGGGATGTGAAGACCTCGTTTGAGGCGGCATGACTCAGCAGCAGACCCTTTTGAGTTTTTTGCGTCTTTTTGCGGCTAAATCAGAGTGATTTGCTCTCACCTCCCATCTCCAGTCTGGTCTGGAGCGTGCCACCTTGCGCGAAGCGCTTTGGAGTGCGTGTGCGTAGCACCGCTTTGACGCGTCTCCTGATTCACCAAAGCCGCCCTCATACGATGTGCGGAAGGAATTTGCAGAATCTTTTTGCCATCGTATATCCGGCTCAATTCCCCCTTCCGTGACCGATTCCAACCAGCCACCCGTCCATTGGCTCCATGCTCCGCCGCATCGCCTGGAGCCGAAGGGTACTTACATGATCACGTCAGGCACGTACCTGAAAGAGCATCTTTTCCGAGGTAAACAGCGCCTGGACTTCCTCCACGACACTCTGCTGAAGACCGCCATCGAGCAAGGTTGGCAGCTCGAAGCATGGGCGGTATTTCCCAATCACTATCACTTTATCGCGAGGCGTCTGCCATCTCACTTTGATTCTACCACTACCCTGAAAGAGATGGTTTCTCAGGTGCATCAGGAAACGTCGAATTGGGTGAATCAGCAGGATGAATCACAGGGACGCAAGGTCTGGCACAATTTTTGGGACTCGACCCTTACTTACGAGAAGTCATGGATTGCCCGCCTCAATTATGTGCACGGTAATCCGGTGAAGCATGGGCTTGTGAAATTGGCGCGGGACTACCCGTGGTGCTCAGCAGCATGGTTTGAACGGGTGGCTGCGGCGTCGTGGCTCAAGACCGTGTATGCTTTCAAAACGGACCGGTTAAAAATCGAGGACGATTTTTGAGTGGTGGTGGTAGCGCAAACGGTGGAGCGGAGCGCTTGGGGGAAGTGTGTCAGGGGTAGCGCAAAAGCGGTGCTTCGCACACGCACTCCAAAGCGCTTCGCGCAAGGTGGTGGGCTATTGCGTTTGTTTGGAGCGCTTGGTGCTTTAGTTACGCCTTGGAATGGGCTCTATCCTTTACCTGTTCCCACGTGCGACCGGATGCAGGGTGGGTGGCAAATCGCTCTTTGCGCCGACGCAGTTCATCAAGCTTCCAATCTGGGACGGAGGCTGTGACTCCGCTCTCCTCATCCACGATGCTGTCCCAGAGGTCTTCCACAAGCTGGAGGCGCTCAGCCCGGTCCAGCTTTAAAAGAGCTGCGAATTCGGAGTTCATGAGTCCCAGCATACTGTTTTCTTCTACTGTTTCAAGACAGACTGGGGCGGCCGTTTAGCTAGCTCGTGCGCCGCGAGAATCACGGTAGTTCATTAGCCGCAAAAAGACGCAAAAGGCACAAGAGGGGAGGCTCTTGTGGCTGGGCTGGGTGCATTGAGGTGGCGGTACCCAGCACCAGACCCGTTTGAGTTTTTTGCGTCTTTTTGCGGCTGATGAATTCTGGGTTGGATGGGAGTTATGGTGCGTGGCCATGCTCCTGACCGCACAGCGGAGTGGGCGGACCACTTGGAGTGCGGACCATCCCTTGCACACGGCTCGCGGCCCGCTAAAGGACAAGCATGTCCCAGTCTCAGTCTTCTGCTTCCATCGGCACGCCGTTTACCTCTTCGGCCAAGAAAATCCTGTTCCTTGGTTCGGGGGAGTTGGGCAAGGAAGTGGTGATGGAACTGCAGCGGTTCGGCTGCGAAGTGATTGCGGTGGACTCGTATGCGAATGCACCGGCCATGCAGGTGGCACATCGCTCGCATGTCATTTCCATGCTGGATGGCGATGCCCTGCGCCGGGTGATTCTGGAGGAGAAGCCGGACCTCGTGGTGCCGGAGGTGGAGGCGATTGCCACGGATGTGCTGGTGGAACTGGAAGCCCAGGGGCAGCGCGTGATTCCCACGGCGCTGGCCGCGAAGCTCACCATGAACCGCGAGGGCATTCGTACGCTGGCGGCGGAGACACTGGGGCTGCGCTGCTCCAGCTACAAGTTTGCGGCCACGGAAGAGGAGTTCAACGAAGCGGTGAAGGCCATCGGCATTCCCTGCGTGGTGAAGCCCATCATGAGCAGCTCCGGCAAGGGCCAAAGTGTGGTGCGCAGTGAGGCAGACATTTCCAAAGCGTGGAAGTATGCCCAGGAAGGTGGACGCGCTGGCAAGGGGAAGGTGATTGTGGAGGGCATGGTGGACTTCGACTACGAGATCACCATGCTCACCGTGCGCCATGCCAATGGCACCTCCTTCTGCGCGCCCATCGGGCACCTGCAGATTGATGGCGACTATCGCGAAAGCTGGCAGCCGCAGCCCATGACCAAGGCGGCGCTGGAAGAGAGCGAGCGCATCGCTGGCGCCATCACGAATGCCCTCGGTGGCTGGGGTATCTTTGGCGTGGAGCTCTTTGTGAAGGGGGACACGGTGTGGTTCAGCGAGGTGTCGCCGCGCCCGCATGACACCGGTCTGGTCACGCTGATTTCGCAGGACCTGAGCGAGTTCGCCCTGCACGCGCGTGCCATCCTTGGGCTGCCCATCCCGAACATCCGTCAGCACGGTCCGAGCGCCTCGGCGGTTATTTTGCCCGAGGGTCATTCCAAGAACGTGAGTTTCAGCAATCTGGAGGCTGCGCTCGCTGAGCCGGACACGCTCCTGCGCCTCTTTGGCAAGCCCGAGGTGAAGGGGAAGCGCCGCATGGGCGTGGCAGCAGCCCGTGGTGCTACCATTGAGGAAGCTCGCGAAAAGGCCCGTAACGCGGCCGGCGCGGTGAAGGTGACGATGGGCTGAGATCGACCCTGAAGTCACAAGGTTTGCTGGGAGGGGGCCGGCTGAACCTTGCGGGAAAAAATCGAACAGGAGGCGCTCAGGTCACGAAATCCGGGGTGCCGTCCTGATGGGGACGATGTCTGCAGCAGGCGAAGAGCGATAAGCGCGCCCGCGGGAGGCCCATAGCACCAAGGTCTAATTGCGGCCTGGCTGCGACTCTGCTGAGTTCGGCGGAGGGAACCGGAGCCCTTGAAAAGAAACTGTGGATGTTCCAATGTCCAAGATCATGTCCGACCAGGAGGTTATCGCTGGCGCTCGCACTGGAGTGGATGAGCCAGGAACGGTAGCTCTGACGCCTTTGACGGGCCGGGATACGGAAGTGAGCTTGCTCAAGGATCGCTGGGAGCAGGCCCAGGAAGGGATGGGTCAGGTGGTCTTGCTAGTAGGTGAGCCGGGCCTTGGCAAATCCCGCCTCGTGCACACCATCAAGCAAATCGTTGTCGAGGAGATGAGGGAAGAAGTGCCTGCGGCAGGCGCTGATTTCACACTGGAAGCGCGGACGCCGTGCATCGTCGAGTGGCGCTGTGCGCAACATTTTCAGCACACCGAACTCTTTCCGGTCACCGAGCAATTTGGGCGGTTTCTCGATTTTGGCAGCGACGAATCCACGACGGCACGCTTCGACCGACTTGCGCGGCATCTCGACGACTACGGCCTTGGTCGTCCGGAGTTGGTCGCGCTTTTCGCCAGGCTGTTGTTGCTTCCGCCAGACGCGCGTTATCCGGCCGCCGGACTGACGCCGGTGCGGGAGCGCGAGGAGACCTTTCGAGCGTTGCGTCAGTGGCTCAAAGCCCGTTCAGACCGGCAGCCTCTGCTTTTTGTCATTGAGGACCTGCACTGGATCGATGCCTCGACGCTGGAATTTCTTGGCCAGTTTATTGGAGAGGGACTGCATGACCGCATTCTCACCGTGCTTACGTATCGTCCTGAATTCCAATCTCCCTGGCCAGCGTTCTCCCACCAGACCATCCTCGCGCTCAATCGCCTGACGCGACGTCAGGTCGCGGAATTGATGCGTAAGACCGCTGGGGGCGGTGTGCCGGATGCCTTGGTGGCGCAACTCTACGAGCGTACCGGGGGCGTGCCACTCCTCGTCGAAGAGTTTGCGCGAATCACCCGGGAAACGGTGGAGCCCGAAGCAGACGGCGATGCGCACCACAGAGGAGTGGCAGTGCAGTCCCGTCACATTCCCGCCACGCTGCAGGATTTGATTCTCGCGCGATTGGAGGGGATGTCTGGGAATCGCGAAGTCGCGCAACTGGCGGCGACGTTGGGCCGTGAATTTGATTACGATGTTCTGGCTGCGGTCGCGAGTGTGGACGAGTCGACCCTGCGCCCGGAATTGGAAAAGCTCGTCGGTGCGGGGATCCTCTGCGTGAAAGGCAAGCCTCCGCATTGCGCCTATGTCTTCAAGCATGCGCTGTTGGAAGAGGCGCTGCATGGAACACTCTCACCTTTGGATCGGCAGAGCTTTCATCGCCGGGTTGCCGAAGCCATGGAGGTGCGCTTCCCCGAGATGGCAGAACGGCAGCCCGAGTTGCTTGCACGGCATTTCACAACGGCAGGTCTCTTTGACAAGGGCGTGAGCTACTGGGTACGTGCAGGGCTGAGGTCGCGGGAGAGATTTGCAAATGTCGAGGCGATTGCGCATTTGACCAAGGGGCTGGCGTTGCTGGAGTCGCTGCCGCCATCGCCTGCGCGGGACGCACGTGAATTGGAATTGCTGGGGCCGTTGGGCACCACCTACATTGCATCTCGCGGTTATGCGGCACCGGAGGTGGGCCCCATCTTTGATCGCGCTCGCGCCTTGTGCGATTGCGTCGGACAGACGCCGCAGCTCTTTGCGATGATGTGGGGGAATTTCGCGTTCCATGTGGTGCGCGGCGACTTCCGCCTGTGCGCGGAACTGGCCGAGGAGGCGATGGAGTTTGGGGCGCGATTAAACGACCCGGGAATCCTGATGGAGGCCCTCTTCCTCCGAGGCATCACCATGCTCTATCGTGGGGACTTCGCTGGTGCACAGGAAGCGTGCTTCCGGGCGATTGCCGAGTACGATGATCGATCGCGTACCGCCTATTGGGCCACGCTTATTGGAGAAGATGGCGGCGTGACCACCCGTTGTTACCTCGCCCTCGCGCAGTGGCACCTAGGTCAGGCGGATCACGCGCTCGACCTCAGTCGCGAGACGGTCGCTTTGGCGCGGGAAATTCATCAACCATTCAGCCTAGTTTATGCTCTGCACCACACCGGATGGCTGTTTCAGCACTGCCGGGTTGGAGCCTCCACACGCGTGGCTGGTGAGGAGGCAATCGCGATTGCGACTGAGCAGGGCTATCCCTTCTGGCATGCCACGGGCACACTCTATCGCGGTGCGGGAATGCTGCTCCAAGGACGGCCCGAGGAGGCGCTGGTTCTGATCGAAAAAGGGCTCGAAGCCTATCGGGCAACGGGGGCCGGGATTGCGCTCACCTATTATCTCAGCGTGCTCGGCGATGCACTCATGCAGGTCGGCCGGTTTGATGATGCCCAGCGGGCGCTCGACGAGGCTTTCGCACTGGTGGAGAAAAATGATGAGAGGTTCCAGGAGGCCGAGTTGCTGCGCCTCCAGGGTGAACTGCTTCTGGCCGGATCGGGTAATGAGCGTGGCGCCGAGGAATCCTTTGAACGCGCCATCGAGATTGCCCGCCGACAGCAAAGTCGTGCATGGGAACTCCGGGCCACCACCAGCCTGGCGCGGGTTTGGCGCCAGCGAAATCGCATCGAGCATGCGTATGCCGCGTTGACGACGGCCTGCGACAGAATCTCCGAGGGCATGGCGCTGCCAGACCTCGCGGCGGCCACGGCATTGCTGAATGACTTGAGCAACGAGCGCATGCGCGGGGATTTCGCCGCCGGTGCTGAGTATGTGCGCCAGTGCATTCCGCCGCCGGTGAAGGGACCAGTGGCCATTGACTGGCGTTACATTCCGTCCTCGGCTCTCGGGGGCGATTCCATTGGGTACCACTGGATTGATGACGATCATCTCGCGCTCTATCTCATCGACGTGACCGGGCATGGGCTCGATTCGGCCCTCCTGTCCGTGACAGTTGGCAACGTGATCCGTGCTGGCTCGCTGCCCGGAGCGGACATGCTCAGACCCGATGAGGTGCTGGCGCGGCTGAATGAAAAATTCCAGGGGCAGCACCACGGTGGAAGGTTCTTCACGATTTGGTATGGCGTCTACCAGTTGTCGGCCCAAGTGCTGCAATGGTCCGGCGGAGGCCATCATCCGTCGCTTCTCTTCGCGCCGGGCTCGCCGGAGCCGGTACAGCTCCCCTCGACCGGCCCGATGATGGGTTTGATTCCAGATGTCACCTTTCCTGCCAAATCGTGCGGCGTTCCGCCTGGGTCACGACTGCTGATTTTCAGCGATGGCGTGTTCGAAATCATGCGAGAGCAGAGCATGGTGTGGGACCTGCCCGCCTGTATCAACTATTTGTCCTCCATCAGCGGGCGGGCCGACTTGCTCATGGATGAGCTCCTGGCGCAGGCCCGGACACTTCGTGGTTCCCTGCAACTTGAAGATGATTTCTCGATCATTGAGGCCCGCTTTGGACAGGCCCCGGTAAAAGCGAGGTGAGTGGCAAGAGGAGCATTGGGAGGCAGCGGCTTGGGGCGACCATCGAGGATGCCTGCGAAAAGGTCTGGAAGGTTTCCAGTGCTAGCAGTTGGCGGGTTTCCTTCTTCTCTTTGGGAGCCGTCAGCCACGTGAGGACTGTGCGTCGTCCCGACGCCACTCTACGGGGAACATGGCCAGACTTTCCTCGAGGCGGGCCAGTCTTCTGAGGCCTTCCGAGTGCTGTAGTTGCCAGCCTTTGGACCCTTGAACCGGGGAGCTGAGGTGGATCTCCAAGAGGCTGCGGAGGGCTTCCAGATCCTCGATGAGTTGTTGCTATTGGGCCAGTTTCCTATCGTGGGCAGATTCCATGAATGTTGGAACTGCTGTAAGACCCCGCCGTGAAGGTTGCGCAAGCTCGTTGCGAACCCTGATGCTGGAGCCAGTCGGTTCCCTGATGGGGCATCGTTGCCGGGCATCCACCAGGGGAAAACATGCAAAATGCCTCTCGAAAGGTTTCCGGAGGAGAAGTTGCTCGGGATGAAATTTGCTCATCTTCAGGCACTGATTCGGGCGTAAATTGACCGTTCTGGAAGGGGTTTGTTCTCGCTTGCAACAAATTTGCTCTAAATTTGCAATTAGGGCAAAGATTCAATTTGGCTATAATTCTCATAAATTGCAGGCTGAATTATAGTTTGGCTCTATGTTGCCCTTGTATGAAAAAGATTCTGTCACTCACACTGTGCCTATTCGCTCTCCCGGCATTGGCTGACATTACCCTTGGAGGTCCCGGCGTCCCGGTGGGGACGGTCAAGACTTCTGGGGCTCCCTTCAAGACAACCTACAATTTCCCTGGCGGTCTCTACAAGTTCGTCTTCCGCGGCATTGAGGCCAAGGGTGCGACGCTCGGAGCCCCTGGTTCCTCCGGCACGAATGG contains these protein-coding regions:
- the pssA gene encoding CDP-diacylglycerol--serine O-phosphatidyltransferase — translated: MRIHAECDYTLGMSESDREPRIYVLPNLMTAGNLLSGFMAILHIVGRFQNEDDHSRYLWAIGFILAACVFDLLDGRLARLSGQSSDFGREFDSLADIVSFGIAPALLVHDIVLKEFEEMEATRGLGWLIACIYLVCGAMRLARFNCLAAMPQKDKKASTSFRGCPIPAAAGVIVSLTLMLLWLDGNNREIGRWKYALPFLMVLLSYLMVSKIEYPSFKSLNLRARRSFHWVLISIIVLALTVAYWQWMPSVLFVSYLGYGLVRPWVSRKWRREIEEGNDPALDESGVSPEVIEEERRSNGSAKTDPASLI
- a CDS encoding rhodanese-like domain-containing protein: MTDTATAETLPPLSGDTTMGELLRLYPGAQRALFAKYHIGGCRSCGFQPTETLAQVCERNENIPVAEAVEHIQESHQADTSIQISPADFAKLRSERSDVKVLDVRTREEHEAVAIPGAELVTQELVQEVFTSWDKNAPLIIYDHTGDRALDATAYFLGHGFAEAKCLTGGIDAYSVEVDPSLPRYRVEIE
- a CDS encoding iron-sulfur cluster assembly scaffold protein encodes the protein MNEDALQQAIANPQNLGEMKDADAVGTVGSPDCGDMVRMWIKYKEKDGKKVIDKASFQSFGCQTAIAVASMATQLIKGKTREEALDMSASELSAPLGPLPPMKIHCGQMVEGALKAALDAENAERSGVTAPVKPEVDATPTPPQAATLHDALANAGKQVGKIKIVMQPPAPAPASPQP
- the sufT gene encoding putative Fe-S cluster assembly protein SufT, with protein sequence MHSDTTLTREVEAIQIPSGDTVTLPAGTRVIITQALGGTYTVATDHGLARIQSKDVDALGIDPEEEKKAEAQSSSNIPDDASDLEVQVWHQLRNVYDPEIPVNIVDLGLVYGCEVQQDEEGKNKAIVKMTLTAPGCGMGPTIAADAQSRIMTIEEMDDAAVELVWEPAWNQSMISDEGKMKLGMM
- a CDS encoding REP-associated tyrosine transposase, producing the protein MTDSNQPPVHWLHAPPHRLEPKGTYMITSGTYLKEHLFRGKQRLDFLHDTLLKTAIEQGWQLEAWAVFPNHYHFIARRLPSHFDSTTTLKEMVSQVHQETSNWVNQQDESQGRKVWHNFWDSTLTYEKSWIARLNYVHGNPVKHGLVKLARDYPWCSAAWFERVAAASWLKTVYAFKTDRLKIEDDF
- a CDS encoding addiction module protein codes for the protein MNSEFAALLKLDRAERLQLVEDLWDSIVDEESGVTASVPDWKLDELRRRKERFATHPASGRTWEQVKDRAHSKA
- the purT gene encoding formate-dependent phosphoribosylglycinamide formyltransferase, with the translated sequence MSQSQSSASIGTPFTSSAKKILFLGSGELGKEVVMELQRFGCEVIAVDSYANAPAMQVAHRSHVISMLDGDALRRVILEEKPDLVVPEVEAIATDVLVELEAQGQRVIPTALAAKLTMNREGIRTLAAETLGLRCSSYKFAATEEEFNEAVKAIGIPCVVKPIMSSSGKGQSVVRSEADISKAWKYAQEGGRAGKGKVIVEGMVDFDYEITMLTVRHANGTSFCAPIGHLQIDGDYRESWQPQPMTKAALEESERIAGAITNALGGWGIFGVELFVKGDTVWFSEVSPRPHDTGLVTLISQDLSEFALHARAILGLPIPNIRQHGPSASAVILPEGHSKNVSFSNLEAALAEPDTLLRLFGKPEVKGKRRMGVAAARGATIEEAREKARNAAGAVKVTMG
- a CDS encoding SpoIIE family protein phosphatase produces the protein MSDQEVIAGARTGVDEPGTVALTPLTGRDTEVSLLKDRWEQAQEGMGQVVLLVGEPGLGKSRLVHTIKQIVVEEMREEVPAAGADFTLEARTPCIVEWRCAQHFQHTELFPVTEQFGRFLDFGSDESTTARFDRLARHLDDYGLGRPELVALFARLLLLPPDARYPAAGLTPVREREETFRALRQWLKARSDRQPLLFVIEDLHWIDASTLEFLGQFIGEGLHDRILTVLTYRPEFQSPWPAFSHQTILALNRLTRRQVAELMRKTAGGGVPDALVAQLYERTGGVPLLVEEFARITRETVEPEADGDAHHRGVAVQSRHIPATLQDLILARLEGMSGNREVAQLAATLGREFDYDVLAAVASVDESTLRPELEKLVGAGILCVKGKPPHCAYVFKHALLEEALHGTLSPLDRQSFHRRVAEAMEVRFPEMAERQPELLARHFTTAGLFDKGVSYWVRAGLRSRERFANVEAIAHLTKGLALLESLPPSPARDARELELLGPLGTTYIASRGYAAPEVGPIFDRARALCDCVGQTPQLFAMMWGNFAFHVVRGDFRLCAELAEEAMEFGARLNDPGILMEALFLRGITMLYRGDFAGAQEACFRAIAEYDDRSRTAYWATLIGEDGGVTTRCYLALAQWHLGQADHALDLSRETVALAREIHQPFSLVYALHHTGWLFQHCRVGASTRVAGEEAIAIATEQGYPFWHATGTLYRGAGMLLQGRPEEALVLIEKGLEAYRATGAGIALTYYLSVLGDALMQVGRFDDAQRALDEAFALVEKNDERFQEAELLRLQGELLLAGSGNERGAEESFERAIEIARRQQSRAWELRATTSLARVWRQRNRIEHAYAALTTACDRISEGMALPDLAAATALLNDLSNERMRGDFAAGAEYVRQCIPPPVKGPVAIDWRYIPSSALGGDSIGYHWIDDDHLALYLIDVTGHGLDSALLSVTVGNVIRAGSLPGADMLRPDEVLARLNEKFQGQHHGGRFFTIWYGVYQLSAQVLQWSGGGHHPSLLFAPGSPEPVQLPSTGPMMGLIPDVTFPAKSCGVPPGSRLLIFSDGVFEIMREQSMVWDLPACINYLSSISGRADLLMDELLAQARTLRGSLQLEDDFSIIEARFGQAPVKAR